Below is a window of Clostridia bacterium DNA.
TCCTGTGGACTTCAATTTATTCTCCTCCTCCTACATTATACAACAAATTTCGACAAGTTATTTTATAATTAAATGTTAACATTTATGACAATAAAAGTCAATAGTGTATAAGCTCAAAATAATATTTATTCATATTGCAGTTTTTGATATATGCATAGATATTACAACTGATAAGGCTAATACTATAATGATTTGTTAAAGAATAAACAAGTTGCAGGGGAGTATAAGTATTCAAATAAGTCATACTAATGTGAATAATTATAATATTCCATATTATCAATATTATAAAATTGAAGTTGTTATAGTATATATGTCTTTCTTTATAACGAATAGGAAAGTATAGATTTCATTAGTGTACCACTTCTCGTACATGAGTTTCGTGATAATAGTTCTGAAGCCCGTCAAATATGGCCTCTGCCATAAATGCTTGAAAATCATCCTGTCTCAGCAGCCTTCCTTCTTCCAAATTTGTCATATAACCTGTTTCAACAAGTATGCCGGGGACTTTTGTGCTTCGCAGTATGAATAGATTTTCGGGCAGTATTTTGGATTTTAGAGTATTGTTTTTTAAGAAGTTTCTATAAACAATTTCATTAATGCTGCTGCCGACCAATTGAGCCAGGTTTTTTCCTTCTTCGGATGCATAGTAATAAAAAAGTATTGCCCCTTTTGTTTCTGGGTTGCTGCGGAAACAGTTGGAATGTATACTAATGAAAACATCTGTACCGCTGTTATCCACTATATCCCGCCGTGCATCCAAGTCCCTCCGATATCTTGATGACTGCAAATCACTTTTGCTTTCGAGAGAAACGTCGCTGTCTCTTGTAAGTATTACTTTTACTCCGGCATTCGTAAGACGTTCTTTCAGTTTTAGTGATATATCAAGGTTAATATCCTTTTCGTTGAAGTGTTCACCTAGAGACGCTCCCCCATCTATCCCTCCATGCCCCGGGTCTATGACTATCAATTTACCCTTCAAGCCGGCATTTGGTGATTTGGCGTATTCATGATTGTACTCAGATATTGAAAAGAACATCAAGGCAGCTAATGCTGCTATTATAACGTATACTATAATTCGGTTAACACTCATCATCTATCTATACCTGCCTTTCTATATCTCATTAATTATATTCACTTTTGCACCCTAAAATGTAGTGTGAATAATTTTGTAAAAGAAGTAAATCATAGCTAGGAATGGTAAACGGTTATGAATACTACGGGGAGTGAAAAGAGTTATGGAAAATAACAAGATAGTGAATCATGCCGACTTTAAGACACCTCCTGAGTCCTATTGGTTGGCATCTACGGGCAGGACTAACTATCCCGCTCTAGAACAGGATATTAAAGTTGATGTTGCAATTGTTGGGGGAGGTATTACAGGTATAACCTCTGCCTATCTGCTGAAAAAAGAGGGTTTAAGGGTAGCTGTTATTGAAGCAGACAGAATTGTTCAGGGTACAACTGGGCATACCACTGCAAAAATCACATCATTGCACAGTCTTATTTACAGCAGAATAAAAAGTTATATGGGCGAGGAAAAGGCAAGGCAGTATGCTGATGCAAATGAGGCGGCCATCAGTACTATTTCAAATCTGATAAAGCATGAGGGGATTGACTGCGATTTTCATCGGGAGCCTTCATACACCTTCACTCTTGCCGATTCATATCTGCAGAAGGTGGCAGATGAGGCAAACACTGCGGCCAGCCTTGGTTTAAAAGCGACCTTTTTAGAAAACATTCCGCTGCCTTTTAAAGTCAAAGGAGCAGTAAAGTTTGAGGACCAGGCGCGTTTCCATCCTCGCAAGTACCTGCTCGCTTTAGCCAATAAGGTAGAGGGGGCTGGAAGCTTCATATTTGAACATTCAAGAGTGGTTGATATTAATGAGGGGAATCCGAGCACAGTAATTACCAATCAGGGGAAAAAGGTAACTGCTGATAATGTTATCATAGCCTCCCATTTTCCGTGCTACGATGGTATGGGTTTTTATTTCGCCAGAATGTATCCAGAAAGATCTTATGTTTTAGCGGTAAAGGTAAAGGAGAAGTTTCTGGGAGGTATGTATATTACAGCGGAGGACCCTGGCAGATCGATACGTTCTCAAGAATTCGGGGGTGAAGAGATACTTATTGTCGGTGGTGAACACCACAAGACAGCCCATGGGACAAATCTTAAGAAGCACTATGAAAGTCTAGTGGAGTATGCACATCAGCATTATGACGTGCAGGAATTGCTTTACAGGTGGTCTACCCAAGATTATACTACACTCGATAAAGTGCCCTATGTAGGCAGATTGACATCAAGAACACCTAATATATATGTGGCAACGGGCTTTAGAAAGTGGGGCATGACAAACAGCACAGCCTCAGCTATGATTATAAAGGACTTGATTGTGAAAGGCGAGAACCCATGGACGGATGTATATGACCCTTCAAGGTTTATCCCCAATCCTTCTATAACCAGCTTCATTTCGATAAATGCGGATGTTGCAGCTAAGTTAATCACAGGGAAGCTTAAACCGCTGCCCCAGGACATTGAGGTTGAAAAAGGAGAGGCAAAAGCGGTAGAAATTGAGGGAAATAAAATGGGGGTATATCGGGATGAAAAGGGGCAGCTTCATACTGTGGATACAACCTGCACACATATGGGCTGTGAATTGAAATGGAATGATGCAGAAAAGTCCTGGGATTGCCCGTGCCATGGCTCCAGGTTTACCTATGAGGGGGAAATAATTGAAGGCCCTGCAATCAACGAATTACAGCATGATTGTCACGCGAAGAACAAGATTGACCCTAATATAATATAAAATCAAGCTAGTAGGCTCCCATATTCGGGAGCCTACTAGTTTTAAAGGTTATAAGCAAACCAAATACATTTGAAATACCAAATAAGCGAAAAATGTCGCAATTCATATAATCATGGAGGAAATCTTTAAAAAGAACTGGAACATTTTACATATATTTATTCGTTTAAGGGGGCTGCGGGACATGAGAGGATTAACACTGGGACTTGCACAGATGAAATGTCAAAAAGGAGCAATAGGATATAACATAATAAGCATGTATAAGTACCTGGAGGAATGCAAAAAAAAAGGTGCGGATATAGTCTGCTTTCCCGAAATGAATATAACCGGCTACATAAACCCACTAAAATATCCTGAAGCCGTGATCTCAAGGTACCATTCCGCAATCCAGAAGGTAGCCGATATGAGCTTCACTTACCAGACTACAATTATTGCAGGCTTTGCAGAGAAGAACTATGAGGGTAAGCCCTTCATAACTCAGCTGGTAGCTCAGGAAGGAAAGGTAGCAGGCTTCTATAGGAAAAAGAATATATGCGGCGATGAGTCAGATTGGTTTTCCCCTGGTACCGAAACCCCCATATTTTCGCATTCTGGAATCAATTTCGGATTAGCAATATGTGCAGACTTAGATGATGGTGGAATATTCAAGGAATATGCTGAACAGGGGGCTAGCTTGGTCTTTGAGAGTGCCGCCCCAGGATTATACGGCGAGCAGGAGAACAGAGACTGGGAGTCGGGCTTTAATTGGTGGAAAAGTGAGTGCAAGAGCAAACTGGGAAAGTATGCTGAAGAAAGTGGCATTTATATAGCAGCGGCAACACAGGCGGGACGTACAGAAGATGAGGATTTCCCAGGGGGCGGCTATCTTTTTACCCCTCAGGGCAGCTGTACATATGAGACAGATGATTGGCACGAAGGTATAATTGTTGCCCAAATAGACCTTCCATAAAAAATAAAAAAATGAAATTTTATTGATGAGTAAATGCTTATACTGTGGTAATATTATATTATGATAAAACTATGGCATAAGCTATATTTTTTATTGAACGCACAAAAGAAATTACATCGGGTATGGTGCGAATTCAATAATGACTAAGGAAACTTTTTGCGAAATTTGATTGAAAAATACAAGGGATATTTCGCAAAACGTATAGCTTATACACTTAATATAACAGGAGGGTTTTATGCAGAAAGTAGTAGAGAGGTTTCTTAGGTATGTCAGCTTCGACACAACCAGCAGTGAGGATTCAAGCTCTGTGCCCAGTACCCCTGGACAGCTTGCGCTTGCAAGAGAACTCAAACGGGAGCTGGAGGAACTCGGCTTAAAGGACGTAAGTCTTGATGAAAACGGATATCTGATGGCTACATTGCCGTCCAACACGGGCAAAAGTATTCCGACAATTGGTTTTCTAGCACATATGGATACAAGTGACGGTGCCAGCGGAGCCCATATAAAGCCTAATATAGTGAAAAATTATGACGGAGGGGACATACTGCTCAATGATAAGCACAAGCTTGTGCTTTCACCTAAGGAATTCCCTGAGCTGTCTAAATACATAGGACAGGATTTGATTACCACTGACGGCACTACCCTATTGGGAGCAGACGACAAGGCGGGGATAGCAGAAATAGTCACAGCGCTGGAGCATCTGTTGAAGCATCCCGAAATTCCTCATGGGATTATACGAATAGCTTTCACTCCCGATGAGGAAATAGCAAGAGGTACTGACTATTTTGATGTAGAAAAGTTCAATGCAGATTTTGCCTATACTATTGACGGGGGAGAGCTGGGTGAGCTGGAATATGAGAACTTCAACGCAGCAAAAGCCGACATCGTTATAAATGGAAGAAGTGTGCATCCAGGCAGTTCCAAAGACAAAATGATAAACTCGATGCTTTTGGCTATGGAATTTAATTCGATGCTTCCTCAATTTGAGACACCAGGCCATACTGAGGGTTATGAAGGGTTCTTCCATCTGGAAAAAATATCAGGAAACGTGGAGACCACCTCCATGAAATACATTATCAGAGATTTTGATAAGTCAAAGCTAAAGGCTAGGAAAGAGAGAGTACGCAAAATTGCTGAGTACTTGAATGATAAATATGGTAAAGGTACAGTCGGGCTTGAACTCGAGGATCAATACTTCAACATGAAGGAGAAAATCGAACCTGTAATTCATGTCATTGATAATGCTAAAAAGGCAATGAGGGCAGTAGGAGTAACACCAATAGTAACCCCTATCAGAGGAGGCACGGACGGTGCCAGACTTTGCTTCATGGGACTTCCCACTCCGAATATTTTTACCGGTGGGCATAACTTCCATGGAAGGTACGAATATATATCCATAAATTCAATGAACAAGGCAGTTGAAGTAATACTTAAGCTGGTTGAAATATACAGCAGATAATAAATCGAAAATATGGCAGCGGCTACTTTTAGGGGTGGCCGTTATTTTTTTACTCACACATCAGAACGAGGGAAAGAGAATTCCCTCGTTTTTTGTTTGATATAGATAAAATATATACATATAGAACATAAAAAGTTATTACAGCAATAACCAGTTTTTACAAGTTCTGCGCATATTAAGTTTTATAATTATATAAATAAGGACAAGAGATGAATAAGGGGGTGTAAAAGTATCGGAGGTTACATAAATCAATAGTTCATATAATTTTGAGGAGGGTTAAAAATGAGAAAATTTATGGCAGTCCTATTGACAGTTGCTATGCTGCTCACCACGGTAGTATATGCAAGTCCAGATCAAACGGTTGTCCCTTCAGGCAACTACATGCCTCCAAATGAAGAGGGCATTGCAAAGCTATTGGTAAGGCAGGGTGTTCTGGATCAAAATGCCTCGGACGAGGAGGTGTATGAAGCAGTAAAAGCTTATGTAAACAAGAAGATGACACCCAATCCAACTGCGGACTATGACAAAAAGGTGTTTTTTGAGAAAATAAGAAACAAAGCAGAAGGTAAGGCAAATATTAAGAACATGGTGCAGGGCAATAAGAATGGTAAAAACCCAGCGAATCTTGACAATGTGAAGGATAAGAACTGGACGGTTAAGGAAAAGGAGTACAAGGGCGAAGTAAGGGAAATAAAGCTCCTCGTTCTACTGGCTGAATTCGGTGAGGATGAGTATGATATTGGACCATTACATAATGAAATAGAAGCGCCAGGAGCAGATAATAATTCTGATTTCTGGGTCAACGATTTCAGCAAGGAACACTATGAGAACATGCTCTTTACAGAGGGCGGCTATGATGCTATAGACCAGAACGGGAATACTCTTCATTTGGACAGCATGACAGATTATTATATTAATCAGTCAAACGGCAGCTTTAAGGTTGATGGAGATGCATACGGATGGTTCCAACTTCCTTATTCTGAAGCTTATTACGGTGATGATTCGGATGCAGGTCATGATGACCTACTGCCTGGTACATCCCACGACTTGGTTGCTGACCTTCTGAAGGTTGCAAAGGCATCAGGTACTGTACCCTTTGAGGACTATGATATTGAAGACCCATATGACCTGGATGGCGATGCAGATTATGATGAACCGGACGGAATCATCGATCACTTGGTATTGGTGCATGCAGGGGTAGACCAGAGCGGCGGCGGCGGAGCTCAGGGAGACAACGCTATTTGGGCTCACAGTTCCTCGGTTTGGGAGGAAATACCATCAGACAACCCGACAACAGATTACTGGGACGGCAACATGCTTGCATACAACTATACAATTCAAGGGGAAGACGGCACAATAGGCGTATTCTGTCATGAAACCGGTCATGATCTTGGACTGCCAGACGAGTATGA
It encodes the following:
- a CDS encoding N-acetylmuramoyl-L-alanine amidase, whose amino-acid sequence is MMSVNRIIVYVIIAALAALMFFSISEYNHEYAKSPNAGLKGKLIVIDPGHGGIDGGASLGEHFNEKDINLDISLKLKERLTNAGVKVILTRDSDVSLESKSDLQSSRYRRDLDARRDIVDNSGTDVFISIHSNCFRSNPETKGAILFYYYASEEGKNLAQLVGSSINEIVYRNFLKNNTLKSKILPENLFILRSTKVPGILVETGYMTNLEEGRLLRQDDFQAFMAEAIFDGLQNYYHETHVREVVH
- a CDS encoding FAD-dependent oxidoreductase; the protein is MENNKIVNHADFKTPPESYWLASTGRTNYPALEQDIKVDVAIVGGGITGITSAYLLKKEGLRVAVIEADRIVQGTTGHTTAKITSLHSLIYSRIKSYMGEEKARQYADANEAAISTISNLIKHEGIDCDFHREPSYTFTLADSYLQKVADEANTAASLGLKATFLENIPLPFKVKGAVKFEDQARFHPRKYLLALANKVEGAGSFIFEHSRVVDINEGNPSTVITNQGKKVTADNVIIASHFPCYDGMGFYFARMYPERSYVLAVKVKEKFLGGMYITAEDPGRSIRSQEFGGEEILIVGGEHHKTAHGTNLKKHYESLVEYAHQHYDVQELLYRWSTQDYTTLDKVPYVGRLTSRTPNIYVATGFRKWGMTNSTASAMIIKDLIVKGENPWTDVYDPSRFIPNPSITSFISINADVAAKLITGKLKPLPQDIEVEKGEAKAVEIEGNKMGVYRDEKGQLHTVDTTCTHMGCELKWNDAEKSWDCPCHGSRFTYEGEIIEGPAINELQHDCHAKNKIDPNII
- a CDS encoding carbon-nitrogen hydrolase family protein — translated: MRGLTLGLAQMKCQKGAIGYNIISMYKYLEECKKKGADIVCFPEMNITGYINPLKYPEAVISRYHSAIQKVADMSFTYQTTIIAGFAEKNYEGKPFITQLVAQEGKVAGFYRKKNICGDESDWFSPGTETPIFSHSGINFGLAICADLDDGGIFKEYAEQGASLVFESAAPGLYGEQENRDWESGFNWWKSECKSKLGKYAEESGIYIAAATQAGRTEDEDFPGGGYLFTPQGSCTYETDDWHEGIIVAQIDLP
- the pepT gene encoding peptidase T, with the translated sequence MQKVVERFLRYVSFDTTSSEDSSSVPSTPGQLALARELKRELEELGLKDVSLDENGYLMATLPSNTGKSIPTIGFLAHMDTSDGASGAHIKPNIVKNYDGGDILLNDKHKLVLSPKEFPELSKYIGQDLITTDGTTLLGADDKAGIAEIVTALEHLLKHPEIPHGIIRIAFTPDEEIARGTDYFDVEKFNADFAYTIDGGELGELEYENFNAAKADIVINGRSVHPGSSKDKMINSMLLAMEFNSMLPQFETPGHTEGYEGFFHLEKISGNVETTSMKYIIRDFDKSKLKARKERVRKIAEYLNDKYGKGTVGLELEDQYFNMKEKIEPVIHVIDNAKKAMRAVGVTPIVTPIRGGTDGARLCFMGLPTPNIFTGGHNFHGRYEYISINSMNKAVEVILKLVEIYSR